ACCGCGTTGAGAGGTTTGAGGAATGGAACATTAGGCTCTCTCAAGGCTTCTGACGTTAGCCTCTCCAATGCTTCAACGTGAGAGTTGAGTTTCGCCTGCTTGCTTCTCAAATCCAACAACGGCATGTTCTTTTGCTCAGAGCAAAGAACCAACGATCCAATACAGTCTAAGACCGCGTCGAGGCAGTGTTTAAGTTCAGCTCTTGCGAGAGTTGACGCTCTCGCAGGAGTGACAAGAACCTCCCCAAGGACAAAACAAAGCAGCCCTATCGAAGCTTCAACAATTCTAGTAATAGCAAAATCAGTGGGAGCTCCGTAGTTTCTCCTTCCAAGTATCAACAACGCCGCAATGGCGGATGTAACTCCTCCAGGCTGGCCATAGACTTTGCTGTGTCTCATGAAGACGGTGGCGGCTATCCAAGGGAGGAGAGGCAAGAACCTGAACTCTTCTAGTCTTTGGAAAACAGCGCAGCACAACAGACCGTAGACTGATCCCATGGCTGTTCCTTGTAAGCGAGAGTTCGCTACTGTTAGCGTCGCTTGCCTTCCGGATACAAGACTGATGGCTACGGTTAGACCCGACCAGTACccgttttttttgttgtagagTATACCAAACAGCACCGCAAGGCCTAGAGAGATCGAGCATTTGAATGCAAATACAAACCTCTCTCTAGCCATCCAGACAGAGAGAGCATCCAAAAAGCTTTTGGACGTGAACGACCCATCTACACGTTTACTGTCTTGTCTCACAGATGAGACGTCACCTCTGAAGAGCTCCACACAGTATCTGAAGAAGTATACTGGTAAAGCTGTTGTAGAAAGAGAACCAGCTTCAGGAAGGCATCTCGGCCTGTCCTCAGGCTTGAGAGTAGGTGCTGCTGACTCAGGAGCGATATGTGTTCTGGGAGCTTCTAGAAGATTTGTCACTTCATCGCGGCTCATGCCTAGAGGAAAAGAACTGCAAGATCCCAACGCTATCTCCATCCCTCTCATCAGAAACTCCGTGGCTTGTAGTTTCTCCCCTTGATGATTTTGCTTCTTTTTCAAGAATCTTGTATCTGGTCTCTCCCATGCAAGACGGTCCTGTTACCAAATAATATTTTGTCAGCAACCAATTAATAGatgtaactttttttaaaaaaaaattactaaacataaaaatccccaaaataTTAAGAACTAAAgcatacatgtatttatatattttaaatgacttattcttgggttcaccccctatgatgaacctctaggttcaccaaccactAGGATTgtattatttcatattcgatatcttttaaaacaggaaacaaaatattgtcaaattatattgttttttttttaaattaaaaagtaaaaagaaataaataaaaaatagtaataattacaaaaaaaaatatttttaacgtcgtctgcaaaacattaaaccctaaatcctaatccctaaaccctaaatcctaaacccgaaacccttgggtaaaccctaaactctaggataaatcttaaactttaaatcaaaatcactaaatactaaaacactcaaagatttagggtttaggatttagggtttagagttttagggtttagtgtttttatttagagtttaggatttatccaagggtttaggatctacccaagggtttagagtttacccaagggtttagagtttacccaaaggtttaggtTTACCCAAAAGTTTAGGGTTAAGGGATTAgtatttaaggtttagggattaggatttagtgtttagtgttttgctgacgacgttaaaaatatttttttaattcttttttttgtagctgctatttttttttttacttttttattttaaaaacataatataacttgataatattttgtttcttttttaaaagatatcgaattttaaataatgaaattctattggctggtgaatctagaggttcaccctagggggtgaacccaagaataactcattttaaatttatggtttagtgattagagtttattgtttatatttagaGGGTGAGATTAGGGTAAATACTAGTTTGATGATTTTTATGtttgagtgttatttttgtgataaaaattaaaaagattctaTTTATGAGATTTGCCAACAGATTGTCATATTCAGTTTTTTCGTTGGTAAAATGTGAAAATCATATTCAGTTTTGTTAAGTGGGTTGGCTTACATGGTGGATTTTGATGTCCTTGAGTGTATGTCTAGCTGCTGCAGACAATGAAGCGGCCTTTGCAATCAACACCTGAGCTGTGGTGTTGTCTCGAGCCATAATGACATCGACGAACAAATTCAACCTCTCAAGAGCATTTTCAGCGTATAATTTGCAACCTTTAGACATCTGCAAACAAGTTAAAACCAGAGGTAAGTTTTCTGAGTCatcatcattaaaaaaaaaagttaaaaagaaaatattatagacTCACCTGACTATGAGCCAGTCTTGGAAACGGGAGAAGCACGGCGAGTAGAGAAGCAATGGCTCCAAGTGCTGTACTAGCCGCCACATGAACGGGGAGCATGAAAACATGAGGAACCTCTCCATTGAACACAGCAAAGGTTACATAGACAAGAACGATCTGCCCAAAGGCAATTCGTTTGGTTAAAAGACTCGTGGACGCTGGGAAAGCCACGATGAATGAAGCTACAGCCACAGCAACTGGAGCCACCAAGCTAATTCCTAGGGAGGCTGGTCCAACCACCAAGACACTCACAAGCACAATGGCTGCTGTCTGAAAAGTGGCGTAAGATACGTCAACACAACATTTGAGGACTTCACCGTATGTTGGTTCGGCATCGGATAGCCAGATTAAGATTGTGGTTAGATAAGAGAAGGCTGGAAACGTTGCCAAGTTTTTTAGTGGTTTGGGACCGTACAAAGTGGTCAAGCTCACGATGAGACAAGCCAAGGCGGTTCTCAAAGCCAGGCTGAGTCGCTCGAGACATGTTGTATCACGCATTCTTTCTATACGGAATTGTTTTGTGGATATGTATGTAaagtgttttttgtttgtttgaacaAAGATGATGAGATGAAGGTTATGGTGAACAAGAAGAGTACGTATAAATAAGTGATGGGATTTAAAATGGCAACGTCAAAGAGTTAATAGTTATGAGCAGCTGTCTCTTAGCTCCAAGTATTTTCATATTGCATATCTTTGTAGTAATGGgaccaaaaccaaaataaaccaaacaagACTTTGTGATACATCAGTGTAGGTTCGGTTAAAGCAATGCCATATGTCTAAAGCGAAGCATGTAATTTTCTTAGATATTTGAGTTTCGGCAATGCCTTGATTGAGTGGTTTAGTTTAATTTAGGCCATGCTATATACATTTGGGTCTATACTGTTTTACACTCTTAGTGTTTGTTCGAATTCATTTCTGTTTGTTTTCATTACTCTTCTTtacatttactaacatatgtaACTAAATAAACCGGTATGGGTACAGTTTGTTCAGGTTTAAACTAATTTGACAGGTATGTGGGGAAATGAGTGAAAACTGCTGTTACATTCCACAAATCAAAAGTAGTTCTTCAGAACTCTCCAAGTTTCTCGATGAgttgttaatattttttctttcgcAAGTTctgaaattattatttaaacttaatttattaAGAGTTTTGATTCCTTgattaaatttgaaattctGTTGACGGAACTAAAAGGTAATGTGTGAATGATAAATCAAAATTGATTATGGAATGagacaagagaagaagaagaaagccgTATGAATTCTTATTTTCTCAGCAGAAAAAAAGGAAAGCCGTATGGAAAACATTAGTCTCATCAACAACAGTTCAAGTAGAGAGCATTTATAACAAGCCTGCACGCTTCATGGTTAGTATTGTTTCCTCTTCATCAGGGAATTTGAATTAGGTCCTACACTATCATATACTTGGTACTTGTACACCTATTGTATTTTCATTGATGGATGCAACTTTCTGTGCCacacaaaaatcattttaaaatgaattgaAATCTGAATATTAATTCCCTCTTCTTACACGGCTTTTAAATTTCTTATCAATtgcatttattaaaattatatatcaaaaatGCGGAACAACCACAACAACAATCTCTTTGCTTTAATCGTTAAACCGCAATATGCATCAGATTACCTTATGGACTAGCATGTTGCAATCTTGCTAGTTGCTGCTAACGATAGATCAAGAATGGAGGTGGTATGAATTTATAAACCACTTTTTTTCCATGCAGGTGTATATACGTTCTACAAATAGGAATAATTAAACGAAAGAGCTAAAGCAAAATGATTAgtaatttgaatattatatatgtttttgttgaTTTAGATGTAAAATACTTTGACACAAATCATAATCCATTACAATCAAGTTTCATTAGTTTTCTTCATGTAAAGTCAAAACTCAATCCATGAAAATCAATGAAGAGGCATACCTTATCAATCTTGATTTGGTTGTTTAGCTTGGTAGTGATGAAGTCGGGAAACACAGTTGATGACGTCTGATCATCGTGGAAACCCAGTTGGGCTTTCTCGATATTCACCGATTCCTAGAAGATCCTACATGAAGGAAAGAGCTTCTTAGAGCATTAGGAAGAGCATAACACAATAGTATACTACTTTGAACTTGTAAATGTAAGATTTTTGAAGTTCATGTGGCTTAATTCCTAGTTGCTTGACCATGTTTAAGTAATAAGCATTCAGTTTGATGGTAAACCGCAAGATATCAGTGTGTTCAACAGTTCCtttcatatatcatatatgcagGATCTTTAGGCTTCAACCTCTACATGTCAAGCTTCTTTGTTACGCTCATTTGTCATGCATATGTTTCTTTATAAGCTTCTTTGTTACACTCATTTGTCATGCCATTCAAATGCATACTCTATGACAAATGACACTGCAATATGCTCAAAGTAACTAGAGCATTAGAAAATGATGTTTACCTGACAAGCTCTGTTCTTGGCTCTGGTCTCTGCTGTACTGGGGATATCATGATTTGGTTTTAGAAACTTCTTCTCACGTCGCTCACAAGAGCCCCATCCATCAGCAAATCTCCCTCCTCTGAGTGAGCCCATAAACCAAAAGGTTTAAACAACAACTGATCAA
This region of Brassica napus cultivar Da-Ae chromosome C5, Da-Ae, whole genome shotgun sequence genomic DNA includes:
- the BNAC05G43440D gene encoding uncharacterized protein BNAC05G43440D, producing MRDTTCLERLSLALRTALACLIVSLTTLYGPKPLKNLATFPAFSYLTTILIWLSDAEPTYGEVLKCCVDVSYATFQTAAIVLVSVLVVGPASLGISLVAPVAVAVASFIVAFPASTSLLTKRIAFGQIVLVYVTFAVFNGEVPHVFMLPVHVAASTALGAIASLLAVLLPFPRLAHSQMSKGCKLYAENALERLNLFVDVIMARDNTTAQVLIAKAASLSAAARHTLKDIKIHHDRLAWERPDTRFLKKKQNHQGEKLQATEFLMRGMEIALGSCSSFPLGMSRDEVTNLLEAPRTHIAPESAAPTLKPEDRPRCLPEAGSLSTTALPVYFFRYCVELFRGDVSSVRQDSKRVDGSFTSKSFLDALSVWMARERFVFAFKCSISLGLAVLFGILYNKKNGYWSGLTVAISLVSGRQATLTVANSRLQGTAMGSVYGLLCCAVFQRLEEFRFLPLLPWIAATVFMRHSKVYGQPGGVTSAIAALLILGRRNYGAPTDFAITRIVEASIGLLCFVLGEVLVTPARASTLARAELKHCLDAVLDCIGSLVLCSEQKNMPLLDLRSKQAKLNSHVEALERLTSEALREPNVPFLKPLNAVSYKKVLVSLSKVSDLCLYVCDGLTNLSGAHPWDQAITHDLKAFQEKLHSSVKCLEEMASTKTRARLQKELQKRKICHDVEAGTASNDNYSNMELGPSQDDAERFSVSFVKLLKEATEKTSGSTTAEEVVKNETSLCLSSLGFCISRLMQETVCIMTEITHTT